The genomic interval TCCATCACATCCTGGCGCTGTTTGACCGGGTCATTCTCAGCGCCATGGGCAACAACAGCGGCCCCACAGATTAACAGCAGGGCGCAAAAAACGGTTGCTATAAACTTCATTACGTTCTCTCGTGTCAGCTTCTGTTATCGATCACTCGCCGATTATATTTAACACACCAGACTCGTCCGTCAGTTTACCGCTTTTTTTCACACCACCTCGTATCCGGCATCCTCGATAGCGGCTTTCAGTTGTTCGGTATCGGCATCTCCCTCTACCGTGGCAATACCTTTGGCCAAATCAAAGGAGGCTGCGGCAACGCCAGCGACCCCATTCAATGCCTTTTCAATTGCATCCACACAGTTCTGACAGCCGGCACCTTCAATTTTCATTTCAATCACATTTGACATGATTATTACCTCACAGTCGTATTAGTAATTCGTTGGTTTTTAGGAACTATCTGAATAAACACCGTTCAAATCCGGGATCCAGGGTTATTCACTTTTTTCTGGATTGTTGTTCAATGCTCAGCCACTTTTGATAGGTTGATTGATCCCAATGGCTTTGAAAACCTGCGATCACAGCCAGTATCTGCTCTTCAGTCAGCTTTTCTCCAAACGGAGGCATAATGCCTCCCATTGGTTGTCCCCCGCCTTCAATGACTTCTCCCAATGTTGCAAGCGGGTGGTGCCATGCATGGGCGCTTCCATTCAGTGGTGGAGGCGGAAAATTACCGTTACTGTCAGTGGTCTTCCAATTGGGAGTGGCCTGGGCATTTGCACCATGGCAGATGGCGCAATTGGCAGCGAACAGTTTTTTCCCAGACTCAACCTGCTGCTGGCTATACCAGCGACCGGTATCTGCCTGCTCTGTCAGCTCGGGCTGAAAGGAGCTTTGTTGCTGACAGGCGGTTAGCAGCAGTACCAGTGGAAATATCAAGTCAGTGTTTTTCATCAGCCAGTTTATCCAAAATAATGCAATCAGAGTCGTCATTGCCGGGACACTGAGTGATCAGGCCGGACAGGGTTTCTTTCATGGCCATCAGATTGGCAATCTGCTCATCGATCAGATGCATCCGGCTTTCAGCCAGTTCTTTGACATGTCGGCTGGTACGATGAGGGTCCCGAAACAGTTGCAACAGCCCACGACACTCATCCAGACTGAATCCAAGTTGTCGTGCCCGGTTAATAAACCGCAGCTGTTTGACATCTCTTTCCTGATAATCACGATAACCATTTTGCTGACGTTCGCTATTGAACAACCCGATCGACTCATAGTATCGAATGGTTTTAGCCGGCAAACCTGACTGCCTGGCTGCTTCGCTGATTTTCATGACTGTACCTCCGGTTTTGTCTTTGCACGCCAACGCAGCAACATTAACGAACTGGTCACGACAGAAACGCTGGAAAATGCCATAGCGGCTCCGGCAATAACCGGACTCAGCAGACCAAAGGCCGCCAATGGAATGCCAACAACGTTGTAAAAAAATGCCCAGAACAGATTCTGGCTGATTTTCCGGCGGGTCAAGCGGGCAATGTCCATCGCCACCAGTATCAGCGTCAGGTCCGAGCGCATCAGAACGATTCCAGCACTGTCTTTGGCGATGTCCGTGCCACTGCCCATGGCGATACTGGCATCGGCGGCAGCCAGTGCCGGCGCATCATTAATACCATCACCCACCATGACAACGGGGCCATGTTTTTGCCGCAGTTTGCTGACCATTTCGTGTTTGTGATCGGGCTGCAAGCCACCAGCCACTTCATCCAATCCCAATGCCGCAGCTGCTTTTTCCGCTGCCTGGCGATGATCTCCCGACAGCATCCAGGTCGTTATCCCTGCCCGCTTCAACTGTGCAATCACTTGCCTGGCATCTTCACGGGGCTCGTCTTCCAACTCAAAGCATGCTGTCAGTCGGTTATCCATAACCACCCATACCTGAGTGGCTTCCTGATCAACAGACAGTTTATGCGCCTCATCAATACCGATGCCATTGGCTTCAAGTAATGCTTCATTCCCCAGCAGAAACTGTTTTCCAGCGTACTCAGCCACCACACCTTTTCCAGCGACATTGGTCACTTTTTCAGGAGCCGGACCAGTCGAACAGTCAGTCAGAGATTCCACCATGGCCCGTGCCAGGGGATGCTGGCTTTGCTGTTGAATCGATTTGACCTGACCTCGCCAGTCAGCAGGCGATTCCGCAAACTCATGGATTTTCACAACCTTGGGCTCGCCTTCGGTTAAGGTTCCGGTTTTATCAAATACGAAGGTTTTGGCAGATACCAGTTGCTGCAACTGATCCAGGTTACGCACCAGGACGCCATGGCGCGCGGCCACTCCTGTGGCGGCAATAATGGCGGTCGGTATCGCCAGTCCCAATGCGCAGGGGCAGGCAATCACGAGCACCGAAACGGCTGCAATCAAGGCACTGCCGAAGTCGTTTAACCACCACTGCAACACAAACGCCAGCAATGCCACCAACATGACGGCCGGCACAAAATAGTAGGCCACAACGTCCACCTGTTTCTGCACTTCAGGCTTGTTCATCTGGGCACTTTCCACCAGCTGAATAATCTGGCGGATTCGAAACTGCTGCGGGTCGGTGGTCATCCTGACCCGTAAAGATCCGGTTTCGTTGCGGGTACCGGCCATGACGGTATCATCACTGCGTTTGAAAACCGCCCGGCTTTCACCCGTCAGCATCGCTTCGTTGAGGTCTGACTCACCACTGATGATGACACCATCGGCGGGTACATTGGCACCGGGCTGTATTTGAATTTCATCGCCGATATGGAGATCGGCTACCGCCATCTCCACCAGCTCACCATCACGCCAGACACTGGCCCTGACTGGCTGCAGATCCATGAGCGCCCGGATCGCATCTCCGGTACGGTTTTTGGCACGATGCTCCAACAGTTTGCCGAGTACCACCAGGGTTATGACAACGGCGGATGCCTCAAAGTAAAGATGACTGCTGGAGGTGAACAACCAGAGATAGAGGCTGTAGAAATAAGCCGCCGATGTTCCCAGCACCACCAGCGTATCCATATTGGCACTGGCGTGTTTGAGATTAGCCCAGGCACCACGGTAAAAGCGCGCGCCTACCCAGAACTGAATCGGTGTGGCGAGCAGCCACTGCACAGCATGAGGAACACCGACCGGGATACCCAACCAATCAAAGATCAT from Gynuella sunshinyii YC6258 carries:
- a CDS encoding heavy-metal-associated domain-containing protein; amino-acid sequence: MSNVIEMKIEGAGCQNCVDAIEKALNGVAGVAAASFDLAKGIATVEGDADTEQLKAAIEDAGYEVV
- a CDS encoding cytochrome c is translated as MKNTDLIFPLVLLLTACQQQSSFQPELTEQADTGRWYSQQQVESGKKLFAANCAICHGANAQATPNWKTTDSNGNFPPPPLNGSAHAWHHPLATLGEVIEGGGQPMGGIMPPFGEKLTEEQILAVIAGFQSHWDQSTYQKWLSIEQQSRKK
- the cueR gene encoding Cu(I)-responsive transcriptional regulator → MKISEAARQSGLPAKTIRYYESIGLFNSERQQNGYRDYQERDVKQLRFINRARQLGFSLDECRGLLQLFRDPHRTSRHVKELAESRMHLIDEQIANLMAMKETLSGLITQCPGNDDSDCIILDKLADEKH
- a CDS encoding heavy metal translocating P-type ATPase; its protein translation is MTTDSMNHWIVPISGLSCASCVNRLEKVLSKHPEVHQAKVNLALESLDIELTSTASGAQLREWVQDAGFDVPVSTEMYELENVHCAACVNKIEKQLGKLPGVQRAQVNLVKSQLQIEYVAALTSDQTIRQRLAALNYPVKDAPVETATAPQANRPLLHFWVGAVLSLPLVLAMIFDWLGIPVGVPHAVQWLLATPIQFWVGARFYRGAWANLKHASANMDTLVVLGTSAAYFYSLYLWLFTSSSHLYFEASAVVITLVVLGKLLEHRAKNRTGDAIRALMDLQPVRASVWRDGELVEMAVADLHIGDEIQIQPGANVPADGVIISGESDLNEAMLTGESRAVFKRSDDTVMAGTRNETGSLRVRMTTDPQQFRIRQIIQLVESAQMNKPEVQKQVDVVAYYFVPAVMLVALLAFVLQWWLNDFGSALIAAVSVLVIACPCALGLAIPTAIIAATGVAARHGVLVRNLDQLQQLVSAKTFVFDKTGTLTEGEPKVVKIHEFAESPADWRGQVKSIQQQSQHPLARAMVESLTDCSTGPAPEKVTNVAGKGVVAEYAGKQFLLGNEALLEANGIGIDEAHKLSVDQEATQVWVVMDNRLTACFELEDEPREDARQVIAQLKRAGITTWMLSGDHRQAAEKAAAALGLDEVAGGLQPDHKHEMVSKLRQKHGPVVMVGDGINDAPALAAADASIAMGSGTDIAKDSAGIVLMRSDLTLILVAMDIARLTRRKISQNLFWAFFYNVVGIPLAAFGLLSPVIAGAAMAFSSVSVVTSSLMLLRWRAKTKPEVQS